The Coleofasciculus chthonoplastes PCC 7420 region AAAATCTTTATATTAAAAATGATGCAGTAAATATGCCCACCTTGAGTTTCAAGGATCGGGTGGTATCTGTCGCCCTCACTAGAGCTAGAGAATTAGGATTTTCTACCGTATCTTGTGCCAGTACAGGGAACTTAGCCAATTCTACCGCTGCGATCGCGGCACACGCCGGACTCGACTGTTGTGTATTTATTCCGGCTGACTTAGAAGCGGGGAAAGTTTTAGGTACATTAATCTACAACCCCACCGTAATGGCAGTAGAAGGCAACTATGATCAGGTCAACCGCCTCTGTTGTGAGGTTGCCAATACCCATGGTTGGGGATTTGTAAACATTAACTTGCGTCCTTATTATTCAGAAGGCTCAAAAACTCTGGGCTTTGAAGTCGCCGAACAACTGGGTTGGCAGCTACCGGATCATATTGTGTCGCCCTTGGCTTCCGGTTCTCTGTTCACCAAAATTCACAAAGGCTTCCAAGAGTTCATCAAAACTGGTTTAGTGGCAGATAAAGCGGTGCGCTTCAGTGGCGCACAAGCCGAAGGTTGTTCTCCCATTGCTCAAGCCTTCCGGGAAGGACGGGATTTCGTCACTCCGGTAAAACCGAGTACAATTGCTAAATCGATCGCGATCGGAAATCCTGCTGATGGCATTTACGCCCTAGAGATCGCCCAGAAAACCAACGGTAATATTGAATCCGTCACCGACGCTGAAATCGTCGAAGGCATGAAACTGCTAGCTGAAACTGAAGGTATCTTTACCGAAACCGCTGGGGGTACAACAATTGCCGTCCTCAAGAAATTAGTAGAAGCTGGAAAAATTAACCCGGATGAAACCACTGTTGCCTATATCACCGGGAATGGACTCAAAACCCAAGAAGCGGTACAAGGATATATTGGTGAACCCCTAACCATTGAACCCAAATTAGACAGTTTTGAGCGAGCATTAGAACGGGCGCATACCCTTGACCGTTTAGAATGGCAACAAGTTTTGGTTTAATACGTTGACAACCCTCACCCCCAGCCCCTCTCCCAAGCTTGGGAGAGGGGAGTAATACCAAATCCGACGACAGGAACCCCTTTATCCCTTAGCCAATGAAAGCCTGTTGCCTTGTCTCTACTCATGAAGGGGGTAGTTAACCCGGCTTGGGTAGAAGAAGGGAGGCAAAAAGTGCGAGTACACAGCCCAAAAGCTGAGCAGTATTGCTTATCACCTTAAGTTGTTTCCCTATATCTCTACTTGGAAACATCTCGAACATCTACCCATTAATCACTGATTCCAAATCTATGGCTGTAAAAGTTTTAATTCCTACCACCCTCCAGAAATTCACTGACAATAAAGCAATGATTGAATGCAGCGCTGGCAATGTCGCTGAACTTTTGGACTCCCTCGAAATTAATTGTCCTGGAATTAAAGGGCGCTTGTGTGATGATCAAGGGAAGCCTCGCCGCTTTTTAAACTTCTACGTCAATAGCGAAGATATTCGCTTTCTCGATGGCACAAATACCCAACTCAGCGATGGCGATGAAGTCAGCATTGTACCTGCTGTGGCTGGTGGTTAATCTGAACTAGAAAAAACGGGACGANNNNNNNNNNNNNNNNNNNNNNNNNNNNNNNNNNNNNNNNNNNNNNNNNNNNNNNNNNNNNNNNNNNNNNNNNNNNNNNNNNNNNNNNNNNNNNNNNNNNNNNNNNNNNNNNNNNNNNNNNNNNNNNNNNNNNNNNNNNNNNNNNNNNNNNNNNNNNNNNNNNNNNNNNNNNNNNNNNNNNNNNN contains the following coding sequences:
- the thrC gene encoding threonine synthase, with amino-acid sequence NLYIKNDAVNMPTLSFKDRVVSVALTRARELGFSTVSCASTGNLANSTAAIAAHAGLDCCVFIPADLEAGKVLGTLIYNPTVMAVEGNYDQVNRLCCEVANTHGWGFVNINLRPYYSEGSKTLGFEVAEQLGWQLPDHIVSPLASGSLFTKIHKGFQEFIKTGLVADKAVRFSGAQAEGCSPIAQAFREGRDFVTPVKPSTIAKSIAIGNPADGIYALEIAQKTNGNIESVTDAEIVEGMKLLAETEGIFTETAGGTTIAVLKKLVEAGKINPDETTVAYITGNGLKTQEAVQGYIGEPLTIEPKLDSFERALERAHTLDRLEWQQVLV
- a CDS encoding MoaD/ThiS family protein, whose product is MAVKVLIPTTLQKFTDNKAMIECSAGNVAELLDSLEINCPGIKGRLCDDQGKPRRFLNFYVNSEDIRFLDGTNTQLSDGDEVSIVPAVAGG